Proteins from a single region of Streptomyces glaucescens:
- a CDS encoding TetR/AcrR family transcriptional regulator, with amino-acid sequence MAETATARRSRLTPERAAELYTAVLDLLREVGYDALTMDAVAARTHSSKATLYRQWGGKAELVAHAMRHMKPGSIADVDTGSLRGDLAALVTREDDCAMEQNTALMRGLAMAVHNNPDLLRAFKELLIEPELEEFRRVLRRAVDRGEVREDNPAMEFVVHMLLGAFVTRTLIDELPPTQSFLLSYIDAVVLPALGVPTTT; translated from the coding sequence ATGGCCGAGACCGCAACCGCGCGCCGCAGCCGGCTCACGCCCGAGCGCGCGGCCGAGCTGTACACGGCCGTGCTCGACCTGCTCCGGGAGGTCGGCTACGACGCCCTGACCATGGACGCCGTCGCGGCCCGCACCCACTCCAGCAAGGCCACCCTCTACCGCCAGTGGGGCGGCAAGGCCGAACTGGTGGCGCACGCGATGCGGCACATGAAGCCGGGCAGCATCGCCGACGTCGACACCGGCTCGCTCCGCGGCGACCTGGCCGCCCTCGTGACCCGCGAGGACGACTGCGCCATGGAGCAGAACACCGCGCTGATGCGCGGCCTGGCCATGGCGGTGCACAACAACCCCGACCTGCTGCGAGCGTTCAAGGAACTGCTGATCGAGCCGGAGCTGGAGGAGTTCCGGCGCGTGCTGCGGCGCGCCGTCGACCGGGGCGAGGTCCGCGAGGACAACCCGGCGATGGAGTTCGTGGTGCACATGCTGCTGGGCGCGTTCGTCACCCGCACGCTGATAGACGAGCTGCCGCCCACGCAGAGCTTCCTCCTCTCGTACATCGACGCCGTGGTCCTCCCCGCCCTCGGCGTCCCCACCACCACCTGA
- a CDS encoding MMPL family transporter, translating to MATFLYRLGRFSFRRRHILAFIWVALLTLAGVGAASAPAPGTTSFSIPGTEAQKAFDLLEERFPGMSADGATARVVFKAPAGEKMTDAENKATVQKTVRELADGSEVAAVADPYQARAVSRDGTIAYAQVTYKVSGMELKDATKDALEGAAQDARDSGLTVEIGGDALQAVPHTGSSEIIGIAVAAVVLVITFGSLLAAGLPLLTAIIGVGIGVATITALASPLDLGSTTSTLATMIGLAVGIDYALFIVSRYRAELAEGRDREEAAGRAVGTAGSAVVFAGLTVVIALVGLSVVNIPMLTKMGIAAAGTVAIAVLIALTMIPALLGYAGRKVRPAGEKSKLLGGGRAARKAAEGTTKPNMGTRWASFVVRRPVAVLLLGVLGLGAAAVPAASLELGLPDDGSQPTSTTQRRAYDLLSEGFGPGFNGPLMVVVDGKGSADPKALFEDVAGEVKGLDNVVTVTPPAPNKAGDTATVTVIPDAKPSSATTEDLVHAIRATGAELTAGKDGQVLVTGATAMNIDVSEKLNDALLPYLALVVGLAFLLLIVVFRSILVPLKAALGFLLSVLAALGAVVAVFQWGWLSGLMGVEETGPVMSMMPIFMVGVVFGLAMDYEVFLVTRMREAYVHGEKPGQAVVTGFKYGARVVTAAAVIMMAVFAGFIGSSESMVKMIGFGLAIAVFFDAFVVRMAIVPAVLALLGKAAWWLPKWLDRALPNVDVEGEGLRTASDRDGRKDPDEDRELVRA from the coding sequence GTGGCCACCTTTCTCTACCGACTCGGCCGGTTCTCGTTCCGGCGAAGGCACATCCTCGCCTTCATATGGGTGGCGCTGCTGACGCTCGCCGGCGTCGGCGCGGCAAGCGCCCCCGCCCCCGGCACCACCTCCTTCTCGATCCCCGGCACCGAGGCCCAGAAGGCCTTCGACCTGCTGGAGGAGCGCTTCCCCGGCATGAGCGCCGACGGCGCCACCGCCCGCGTCGTCTTCAAGGCGCCGGCCGGGGAGAAGATGACCGACGCCGAGAACAAGGCGACGGTCCAGAAGACCGTCCGGGAACTGGCCGACGGCTCCGAGGTCGCCGCCGTCGCCGACCCCTACCAGGCCAGGGCCGTCAGCCGGGACGGCACGATCGCCTACGCCCAGGTCACGTACAAGGTGTCCGGCATGGAGCTGAAGGACGCCACCAAGGACGCCCTGGAAGGCGCCGCGCAGGACGCGCGGGACTCCGGGCTGACCGTCGAGATCGGCGGTGACGCCCTCCAGGCCGTGCCGCACACCGGCAGCTCCGAGATCATCGGCATCGCGGTCGCCGCGGTCGTCCTCGTCATCACCTTCGGCTCGCTGCTCGCGGCCGGGCTGCCGCTGCTCACCGCCATCATCGGTGTCGGCATCGGCGTCGCGACGATCACCGCGCTGGCCAGCCCCCTCGACCTGGGCTCCACCACCTCCACGCTCGCCACGATGATCGGCCTCGCGGTCGGCATCGACTACGCCCTGTTCATCGTCTCCCGCTACCGCGCGGAACTCGCCGAGGGCCGCGACCGCGAGGAGGCGGCCGGACGGGCCGTCGGCACCGCCGGCTCCGCGGTGGTCTTCGCCGGCCTCACCGTCGTCATCGCCCTGGTCGGCCTGTCCGTCGTCAACATCCCGATGCTGACGAAGATGGGCATCGCCGCCGCGGGCACCGTCGCCATCGCCGTCCTGATCGCGCTCACCATGATCCCCGCGCTGCTCGGCTACGCGGGCCGCAAGGTCCGCCCGGCCGGCGAGAAGAGCAAGCTGCTCGGCGGCGGGCGCGCCGCCAGGAAGGCCGCCGAGGGCACCACCAAGCCCAACATGGGCACCCGCTGGGCCAGCTTCGTCGTCCGCCGCCCGGTCGCCGTGCTGCTGCTCGGCGTCCTCGGCCTCGGTGCCGCCGCGGTCCCGGCCGCCTCGCTGGAACTCGGCCTGCCCGACGACGGCTCCCAGCCGACCTCGACCACCCAGCGCCGCGCCTACGACCTCCTCTCGGAGGGCTTCGGGCCCGGCTTCAACGGCCCGCTGATGGTCGTCGTCGACGGCAAGGGCAGCGCGGACCCGAAGGCGCTCTTCGAGGACGTCGCCGGGGAGGTCAAGGGCCTGGACAACGTGGTGACGGTGACCCCGCCGGCGCCCAACAAGGCCGGCGACACCGCCACGGTCACCGTGATCCCGGACGCCAAGCCGTCCTCGGCGACCACCGAGGACCTGGTGCACGCCATCCGCGCCACCGGCGCCGAGCTGACCGCCGGCAAGGACGGCCAGGTGCTGGTCACCGGCGCGACGGCGATGAACATCGACGTGTCGGAGAAGCTGAACGACGCGCTGCTGCCGTACCTGGCGCTCGTGGTGGGCCTCGCCTTCCTGCTGCTGATCGTGGTCTTCCGCTCCATCCTCGTCCCGCTGAAGGCGGCCCTCGGCTTCCTGCTCAGCGTGCTGGCGGCGCTCGGCGCGGTGGTCGCGGTCTTCCAGTGGGGCTGGCTGTCCGGCCTGATGGGCGTCGAGGAGACCGGCCCGGTCATGTCGATGATGCCGATCTTCATGGTCGGCGTGGTCTTCGGCCTGGCGATGGACTACGAGGTCTTCCTGGTCACCCGGATGCGTGAGGCGTACGTGCACGGGGAGAAGCCCGGCCAGGCGGTCGTGACCGGCTTCAAGTACGGCGCGCGGGTCGTGACGGCCGCCGCGGTGATCATGATGGCGGTGTTCGCGGGCTTCATCGGCTCCAGCGAGTCCATGGTCAAGATGATCGGCTTCGGCCTGGCGATCGCGGTGTTCTTCGACGCGTTCGTCGTCCGCATGGCGATCGTCCCGGCGGTGCTCGCCCTGCTCGGCAAGGCGGCCTGGTGGCTGCCGAAGTGGCTGGACCGGGCGCTGCCCAACGTGGACGTCGAGGGCGAGGGCCTGCGTACCGCGTCGGACCGGGACGGCCGCAAGGACCCGGACGAGGACCGCGAACTGGTCCGCGCCTGA
- a CDS encoding YbaK/EbsC family protein → MTSADTAIEGHGAHPRFADALREMGIAEVLDRVRRFPDATRTAAEAAAAIGCGLSQICKSLVFAADDVPVLVLMDGASRVDVELVRRALGAREVTRAKAGVVRETTGYAIGGVPPFGHRTRTRVLADRGLLDHDVVWAAAGDPHTVFPMEPKALVAHAGGTLVDVRERSGA, encoded by the coding sequence ATGACGAGCGCAGACACCGCCATCGAGGGCCACGGGGCCCACCCCCGGTTCGCCGACGCCCTGCGGGAGATGGGCATCGCAGAGGTGCTGGACCGGGTACGCCGCTTCCCGGACGCGACCCGGACCGCCGCCGAGGCGGCCGCCGCGATCGGCTGCGGGCTGAGCCAGATCTGCAAGTCGCTGGTCTTCGCCGCCGACGACGTGCCGGTGCTGGTCCTGATGGACGGCGCCTCCCGGGTCGACGTGGAACTGGTACGGCGGGCACTCGGCGCCCGCGAGGTCACCCGGGCCAAGGCCGGCGTCGTACGGGAGACCACGGGGTACGCCATCGGAGGCGTACCGCCGTTCGGGCACCGGACCAGGACGCGGGTGCTCGCCGACCGGGGCCTGCTCGACCACGACGTGGTGTGGGCGGCCGCCGGTGACCCGCACACCGTCTTCCCGATGGAACCGAAGGCCCTCGTCGCCCACGCCGGCGGCACCCTGGTGGACGTCCGCGAGCGAAGTGGCGCGTGA
- a CDS encoding alpha/beta fold hydrolase: protein MSRVTHVASGPYAPPAPARELTAVSADGARLHVEVHGPENAPPVVLIHGWTCSTAFWAAQIRALAAGHRVIAYDQRGHGRSPVSRSCSTDALADDLEAVLAATLAPGEKAVLAGHSMGGMTVLAAAGRPRVRAHTAAVLLCSTGSSQLVAAATVVPLRPGRLRTWLTRRVLGSRAPLGPVTPLARRVLKYGTMGAGSAPHMVEACARVVHACPRAVRHAWSRVLETLDLDHAVRELHVPTAVVVGSHDRLTPPAHARALAAALPRCTGLDVLPGLGHMTPVEAPELITGKIRELVTTHVKVREGA, encoded by the coding sequence GTGAGCCGGGTCACGCACGTCGCCTCCGGCCCGTACGCCCCGCCCGCGCCCGCCCGCGAGCTGACCGCCGTCTCCGCCGACGGCGCGCGGCTGCACGTCGAGGTGCACGGGCCGGAGAACGCGCCGCCCGTCGTCCTCATCCACGGCTGGACCTGCTCGACCGCCTTCTGGGCGGCGCAGATCCGCGCCCTGGCCGCCGGCCACCGCGTCATCGCCTACGACCAGCGCGGCCACGGACGCAGTCCCGTGAGCCGGTCGTGCAGCACCGACGCCCTCGCCGACGACCTGGAAGCCGTCCTCGCGGCCACCCTCGCGCCCGGGGAGAAGGCGGTGCTCGCCGGCCACTCCATGGGCGGCATGACGGTGCTCGCGGCGGCCGGCCGCCCCCGCGTCCGCGCGCACACGGCCGCCGTCCTGCTGTGCAGCACGGGCAGTTCGCAGCTCGTCGCCGCCGCCACCGTGGTGCCCCTGCGCCCGGGGCGGCTGCGCACCTGGCTCACCCGGCGCGTCCTCGGCTCGCGCGCTCCGCTCGGTCCGGTGACACCGCTCGCCCGGCGCGTCCTCAAGTACGGGACGATGGGCGCCGGTTCCGCGCCGCACATGGTGGAGGCGTGCGCGAGAGTGGTGCACGCCTGCCCGCGCGCCGTGCGCCACGCCTGGTCCCGCGTCCTGGAGACGCTCGACCTCGACCACGCCGTACGGGAGTTGCACGTGCCCACGGCCGTCGTCGTCGGCTCGCACGACCGGCTCACCCCGCCGGCGCACGCGCGGGCGCTCGCCGCCGCGCTGCCCCGCTGCACCGGCCTCGACGTGCTGCCCGGGCTCGGCCACATGACACCGGTGGAGGCGCCCGAGCTGATCACCGGGAAGATACGGGAACTCGTCACGACGCACGTGAAGGTGAGGGAGGGCGCATGA
- a CDS encoding EamA family transporter has translation MTPLVTAAVLAAAVTHAGWNAIAHRITDKLVGFTLISGGGALTGLALVPFTAVPAPAAWPYLLGSAAVHIAYYALLMRSFRLGDFGQAYPIARGSAPLVVTALAAVFAHEVPDGWATAGITLSCAGLTGVALWGLRGHRPDWAAIGAALATGLTIAVYTLVDGLGVRASGSSLGYIAWLMLAQGAVIPAYALHRWRGAFLATVRPFAALGLLGALMSVAAYALVLWAQTRAELAPIAALRESSIIVGAVIGAVVFKERFGAPRIAAAGLLVAGIGLMLRAG, from the coding sequence GTGACGCCGCTGGTCACCGCGGCCGTGCTGGCGGCCGCGGTCACCCACGCCGGGTGGAACGCCATCGCCCACCGCATCACCGACAAGCTCGTCGGGTTCACCCTCATCTCCGGCGGCGGCGCGCTGACCGGGCTGGCGCTGGTGCCGTTCACCGCGGTGCCGGCCCCCGCCGCGTGGCCGTACCTGCTCGGCTCCGCCGCCGTCCACATCGCCTACTACGCCCTGCTCATGCGGTCCTTCCGGCTCGGCGACTTCGGGCAGGCCTACCCCATCGCCCGGGGCAGCGCGCCGCTCGTCGTCACCGCGCTGGCCGCGGTCTTCGCGCACGAGGTGCCCGACGGCTGGGCCACGGCCGGGATCACGCTGTCGTGCGCCGGGCTGACCGGTGTCGCGCTGTGGGGGCTGCGCGGGCACCGCCCGGACTGGGCGGCGATCGGCGCGGCGCTGGCGACCGGCCTGACCATCGCCGTGTACACGCTGGTCGACGGGCTCGGCGTGCGCGCCTCCGGCTCGTCGCTCGGGTACATCGCCTGGCTGATGCTGGCGCAGGGCGCGGTCATCCCGGCGTACGCCCTGCACCGGTGGCGCGGCGCCTTCCTCGCCACCGTGCGGCCCTTCGCCGCCCTCGGGCTGCTCGGGGCGCTGATGTCCGTCGCCGCGTACGCCCTGGTGCTGTGGGCGCAGACCCGCGCGGAGCTGGCGCCGATCGCCGCCCTGCGGGAGTCGTCGATCATCGTGGGCGCGGTGATCGGCGCCGTGGTGTTCAAGGAGCGGTTCGGCGCGCCGCGGATCGCCGCGGCCGGGTTGCTGGTCGCCGGGATCGGGCTGATGCTGCGCGCCGGCTGA
- a CDS encoding SDR family oxidoreductase, with amino-acid sequence MTRVSLEGQVAVVTGAARGVGELLARKLSARGVKVALVGLEPDALKEVSSRLYGDSDQWYADVTDHEAMARVAGEVEERFGKVDIVVANAGVATGGPFAGSDPEAWRRVIEVNLIGSAVTARAFLPALTASRGYLLQIASLAAITPAPMMTAYCASKSGVEAYAHSLRAEVAHRGVKVGVGYLSWTDTDMVRGADQDDVMRELRQRLPWPSNKTYPLGPAVDRIVAGIERRSAHVYGQWWLRGMQGVRGYLPSVIGTVGQREIRRFADRLDGMRTGLVGAGGAADEQARAVAATERE; translated from the coding sequence ATGACCAGGGTGAGCCTCGAAGGACAGGTCGCGGTCGTCACGGGGGCCGCGCGCGGCGTCGGCGAGCTGCTGGCGCGCAAACTGTCGGCGCGCGGGGTGAAGGTCGCCCTGGTCGGGCTGGAGCCGGACGCCCTCAAGGAGGTCTCCTCGCGGCTGTACGGCGACAGCGACCAGTGGTACGCCGACGTCACCGACCACGAGGCGATGGCCCGGGTCGCGGGCGAGGTCGAGGAGCGGTTCGGGAAGGTCGACATCGTCGTCGCGAACGCGGGCGTGGCGACCGGCGGGCCGTTCGCCGGCTCCGACCCCGAGGCCTGGCGGCGGGTGATCGAGGTCAACCTGATCGGCTCGGCGGTGACCGCGCGGGCCTTCCTGCCCGCGCTGACGGCGAGCCGCGGCTACCTGCTCCAGATCGCCTCCCTCGCCGCGATCACCCCCGCCCCCATGATGACGGCGTACTGCGCGTCCAAGTCGGGCGTCGAGGCGTACGCGCACAGCCTGCGCGCCGAGGTCGCCCACCGGGGTGTGAAGGTCGGCGTCGGCTATCTGTCCTGGACCGACACCGACATGGTGCGCGGGGCCGATCAGGACGACGTCATGCGGGAGTTGCGGCAGCGGCTGCCGTGGCCCTCGAACAAGACCTATCCGCTGGGCCCGGCGGTGGACCGGATCGTCGCCGGGATCGAGCGCCGGTCCGCACACGTCTACGGACAGTGGTGGCTGCGCGGGATGCAGGGCGTGCGCGGGTACCTGCCTTCGGTCATCGGGACGGTCGGACAGCGGGAGATACGACGGTTCGCGGACCGCCTGGACGGCATGCGCACCGGGCTCGTGGGGGCGGGCGGCGCGGCGGACGAGCAGGCCAGAGCGGTCGCCGCTACCGAGCGTGAGTGA
- a CDS encoding S41 family peptidase gives MTYLRLPHLHRNLLCFVAEDDLWLAPLDGPGRAWRLTADRTKTGQPRFSPDGRHIACTSWRSLVPEIHLVPVDGGRTRQLTYWGSQDTRVCGWAPPEGDGTGDILAVASHGQPFSYFTWAYKVSPDGDPGRKLPWGPVSDIQVADLADGHRTLLLTGTPPHEPAAWKRYRGGATGRLWLHGQRLLADLEGHLEAPMFVGDRIAFLSDHEGVGNLYSCAHDGSDLRRHTDHDAFYARHAASDGTRVVYQCAGDLWLVDDFSPDAAPRRLDVRLNGPRTGRRPYQVPAAQHVDGLSVDETGRASAVVVRGSLYWLTHRDGPARTLTDTPGVRVRLPEMLGSGNQVAYVTDAEGEDAIEIAYLPRATGDRAPRRLASGELGRVLELVCDPQGQRLAVAAHDGRLLLLDATEDSDGEVTELIRSVNGPVRDLAFSPDGNWLTWSHPGIGRSLRQIKMARIGGAGGTGEAARVVVDVTNGRFEDENPVFTRDGRYLAFLSWRGFDPVYDVHTGDLSFPLGCRPYLVPLSSATPSPFALDPDGRPAAGGLGRMGDAGEPDDEGGESGTVTVEVEGLENRVTPFPVAASKYSALHPVAGGGLVWLRWPISGALGETFVNPDDTSGRPTLEHFGIAKAKRSELLDHLDWFAVSGDGSRLVVVDEGDLRAVPSTESGDADTTTWIDLRRILHEVDPAAEWRQSYDEAGRLIRAHFWDPGMCGIDWDAVLGQYRPLVDRVASPDEFADLLREVLGELGTSHAYVTAARRNEGPPHYQRRQGLLGANLVRRDGGWTVRRILPGDSSDSKARSPLAGSGIREGAVLTHVDGRPVDPVTGPYPLLAGAGGTTVELTFTPAGGEGRARRVAVVPLVDEQPLRYQDWVAKRREVVRELSGGRCGYLHIPDMGGSGWAQFNRDLRMEVSRPALIVDVRGNAGGHISELVVEKLTRTILGWDLTRDAQPVSYASNAPRGPVVALADEATSSDGDMITAAFKLLKLGPVVGQRTWGGVVGMTGRHRLGDGTVITVPMNAAWFDAYGWSVENRGVTPDVEVLRTPLDWAEGRHAQLDDAVHLALDLLSTNPPATPPDYTDTPDRSRPELPPRSTP, from the coding sequence GTGACCTATCTGCGCCTGCCCCATCTCCACAGAAACCTGCTGTGCTTCGTGGCCGAGGACGACCTCTGGCTCGCCCCGCTCGACGGTCCCGGCCGCGCCTGGCGGCTCACCGCCGACCGCACCAAGACCGGCCAGCCGCGCTTCTCCCCCGACGGCCGCCACATCGCCTGCACGAGCTGGCGCAGCCTCGTCCCGGAGATCCACCTGGTCCCCGTGGACGGCGGCCGGACCCGGCAGCTCACCTACTGGGGAAGCCAGGACACCCGCGTCTGCGGCTGGGCCCCGCCCGAAGGCGACGGCACCGGCGACATCCTCGCCGTCGCCTCCCACGGCCAGCCCTTCTCCTACTTCACCTGGGCGTACAAGGTCTCCCCCGACGGCGACCCCGGCCGCAAGCTGCCCTGGGGTCCGGTCTCCGACATCCAGGTCGCCGACCTCGCCGACGGGCACAGGACACTGCTGCTCACCGGCACCCCGCCGCACGAACCGGCCGCCTGGAAGCGCTACCGGGGCGGCGCCACGGGCCGCCTCTGGCTGCACGGGCAGCGGCTCCTCGCCGACCTGGAAGGGCACCTCGAAGCGCCGATGTTCGTCGGCGACCGGATCGCCTTCCTCTCCGACCACGAGGGCGTCGGCAACCTCTACTCCTGTGCCCACGACGGCTCCGACCTGCGCCGCCACACCGACCACGACGCGTTCTACGCCCGGCACGCCGCGAGCGACGGCACCCGGGTGGTGTACCAGTGCGCGGGCGACCTGTGGCTCGTGGACGACTTCTCGCCCGACGCCGCACCCCGCCGCCTCGACGTCCGGCTGAACGGGCCGCGCACCGGCCGCCGCCCCTACCAGGTGCCCGCGGCCCAGCACGTGGACGGCCTGTCCGTCGACGAGACCGGCCGGGCCAGCGCCGTCGTGGTGCGCGGCAGCCTGTACTGGCTCACCCACCGCGACGGGCCCGCCCGCACCCTCACCGACACCCCCGGCGTCCGGGTCCGGTTGCCGGAGATGCTGGGCTCCGGCAACCAGGTCGCCTATGTGACGGACGCGGAGGGCGAGGACGCGATCGAGATCGCCTACCTGCCCCGCGCCACCGGCGACCGCGCGCCCCGGCGGCTGGCCTCCGGCGAACTCGGCCGCGTTCTCGAACTGGTCTGCGACCCGCAGGGCCAGCGCCTCGCCGTCGCCGCGCACGACGGACGGCTCCTGCTGCTCGACGCGACCGAGGACTCCGACGGCGAGGTCACCGAGCTGATCAGGTCCGTCAACGGCCCGGTCCGCGACCTCGCCTTCTCCCCCGACGGCAACTGGCTGACCTGGTCCCACCCCGGCATCGGCCGCAGCCTGCGGCAGATCAAGATGGCCCGCATCGGCGGCGCCGGCGGCACCGGAGAGGCGGCCCGTGTCGTCGTCGACGTCACCAACGGCCGCTTCGAGGACGAGAACCCGGTCTTCACCCGCGACGGCCGCTACCTCGCCTTCCTCTCCTGGCGCGGTTTCGACCCGGTCTACGACGTGCACACCGGCGACCTGTCCTTCCCGCTCGGCTGCCGCCCCTACCTGGTCCCGCTGTCCTCCGCCACCCCCTCCCCGTTCGCCCTGGACCCCGACGGCCGCCCCGCCGCCGGCGGTCTCGGCAGGATGGGGGACGCCGGGGAACCCGACGACGAGGGCGGCGAGAGCGGCACCGTCACCGTGGAGGTGGAGGGCCTGGAGAACAGGGTCACGCCCTTCCCGGTCGCCGCGTCCAAGTACTCGGCGCTGCACCCGGTCGCCGGCGGCGGACTGGTCTGGCTGCGCTGGCCGATCTCCGGCGCGCTCGGCGAGACCTTCGTCAATCCGGACGACACCAGCGGCCGTCCCACCCTGGAACACTTCGGCATCGCCAAGGCCAAGCGGTCCGAACTCCTCGACCACCTGGACTGGTTCGCGGTGAGCGGCGACGGCAGCCGTCTCGTCGTCGTCGACGAGGGCGACCTGCGCGCGGTCCCGTCCACCGAGAGCGGCGACGCGGACACCACCACCTGGATCGATCTGCGCCGCATCCTGCACGAGGTCGACCCGGCCGCCGAGTGGCGCCAGTCCTACGACGAGGCGGGCCGCCTGATCCGCGCCCACTTCTGGGACCCCGGCATGTGCGGCATCGACTGGGACGCGGTCCTCGGCCAGTACCGTCCGCTGGTCGACCGGGTGGCCTCACCCGACGAGTTCGCCGACCTGCTCCGCGAGGTGCTCGGCGAACTGGGCACCTCGCACGCGTACGTCACCGCCGCCCGCCGCAACGAGGGCCCGCCCCACTACCAGCGCCGGCAGGGTCTGCTCGGCGCCAACCTCGTCCGCCGGGACGGCGGCTGGACGGTCCGGCGGATCCTGCCCGGCGACTCCTCCGACTCCAAGGCCCGCTCCCCGCTCGCCGGTTCCGGCATCCGTGAGGGCGCCGTCCTCACCCACGTCGACGGCCGCCCCGTGGACCCGGTCACCGGCCCCTACCCGCTGCTCGCGGGAGCGGGCGGCACGACCGTGGAGCTGACCTTCACTCCCGCCGGGGGCGAGGGCCGCGCCCGCCGGGTCGCCGTCGTCCCGCTCGTCGACGAGCAGCCGCTGCGCTACCAGGACTGGGTGGCCAAACGCCGGGAGGTCGTGCGCGAGTTGAGCGGCGGACGCTGCGGCTACCTGCACATCCCCGACATGGGCGGCTCCGGCTGGGCCCAGTTCAACCGCGACCTGCGCATGGAGGTCTCCCGACCTGCCCTCATCGTCGACGTGCGCGGCAACGCGGGCGGCCACATCAGCGAACTGGTCGTCGAGAAGCTGACCCGCACCATCCTCGGCTGGGACCTCACCCGTGACGCCCAGCCCGTGTCGTACGCCTCCAACGCGCCGCGCGGCCCGGTCGTTGCCCTCGCCGACGAGGCCACCTCCTCCGACGGCGACATGATCACGGCCGCCTTCAAGCTGCTGAAGCTGGGTCCGGTCGTCGGCCAGCGCACCTGGGGCGGAGTCGTCGGCATGACCGGCCGCCACCGCCTCGGTGACGGCACCGTGATCACCGTGCCGATGAACGCGGCCTGGTTCGACGCGTACGGCTGGTCCGTCGAGAACCGGGGCGTCACCCCCGACGTGGAGGTCCTGCGCACCCCGCTCGACTGGGCCGAGGGCCGCCACGCCCAGCTCGACGACGCCGTCCACCTGGCCCTGGACCTCTTGAGCACCAACCCCCCGGCCACCCCGCCCGACTACACGGACACTCCCGACCGCTCCCGCCCCGAGCTCCCCCCACGCTCCACTCCCTGA